The following proteins are encoded in a genomic region of Rhinolophus ferrumequinum isolate MPI-CBG mRhiFer1 chromosome 17, mRhiFer1_v1.p, whole genome shotgun sequence:
- the LOC117037154 gene encoding cytochrome c oxidase copper chaperone-like, producing MPGVVAASPLPSETQEKKPLKPCCACPETKKARDACIIEKGEEHCGQLIEAHKECMRALGVKI from the coding sequence ATGCCGGGTGTGGTGGCTGCAAGCCCTCTCCCTTCTGAGACTCAAGAGAAGAAGCCACTGAAGCCCTGCTGCGCCTGCCCCGAGACCAAGAAGGCGCGCGATGCGTGCATCAttgagaaaggagaagagcaCTGCGGACAACTAATTGAGGCCCACAAGGAGTGCATGAGAGCCCTGGGAGTTAAGATATGA